A genomic stretch from Xenopus laevis strain J_2021 chromosome 6S, Xenopus_laevis_v10.1, whole genome shotgun sequence includes:
- the LOC108695257 gene encoding structural maintenance of chromosomes flexible hinge domain-containing protein 1-like, with the protein MVSLYIFLNHQTNCCFLQPKKKFTFYHIMILVKSGMYEYYASEGQNPSPFALAELIDNSLSATAQNPGVRNIQIRLLFDETQGKPAVVVIDNGKGMNSTQLKNWAIYRLSKFTRGAAALRLGYMNCFNSVTDINCLYASFHDLRFYHVKGYGTILNDEMMAI; encoded by the exons ATGGTGTCACTTTATATCTTCTTAAATCACCAGACCAATTGCTGTTTTCTCCAACCAaagaaaaaatttactttttaccACATTATGATACTGGTTAAAAGTGGAATGTATGAATATTATGCTAGTGAAGGACAAAATCCATCAC catTTGCCCTGGCTGAGTTAATAGACAACTCATTGTCAGCCACTGCCCAGAATCCAGGTGTCCGAAACATACAGATAAGACTG CTTTTTGATGAGACTCAGGGAAAACCAGCCGTTGTTGTTATTGATAATGGAAAAGGAATGAACTCAACACAGCTTAAAAACTGGGCCATATACCGCCTGTCAAAGTTTACAAGGGGTGCTGCTGCCTTAAGGTTAGGGTATATGAATTGTTTTAATTCTGTTACTGATATCAACTGTTTATATGCTTCTTTCCATGATTTGAGGTTCTATCATGTTAAGGGTTATGGCACAATTTTAAATGACGAAATGATGGCAATTTGA